ATGCTTCTGGCAAGCTTCAAGACTCAAACCGAGCTTTGAAGTTCCCCTTAGGCGAGAGAAAAACTCTTTATCTCTAGTGTATGGCTCAGCGATCGCCCTTAAACATGCCCCCCATGGGCATCGATCTGCCCGTGATTTAGCTCAACATCTTACAGAGCAATGGTCTCTTAGATGCTCGCACCCTGTACCGCCACCTGTGGAGGTGCGATCGGCCGTCACCCTACGCTACACAGAGACTGGATGGCTCGTGCTCCACTTGTGCGATCGCGCCCTGTTGTCTTGGATTACCGTGGCGATCGATCACCTCTCGGCTGGATACCCCACCTCACCCTTGATGCCAACGGCAGAGAAGACGTTGACACTGGGCGATCGCCTTTGGCCCATTCACCATGGTTATGCCCGCTGCCAAACTTTACGGAGGTTGATGGATGAGATGGATCGATCGTCAGATAGACCTACCCGCCCACATCATACCAAGACCCATTTTGGTCTTTATGAGAACACCCTTAAATTATCTAGCTGGGATGTTCAGGCTGAGGATGCCATACGGATTGATCCCGCCGAAAAAGCCTTGCTCTATGAGCTGGTGGAGGTTGTGGATCACCTAGCAGAAAAGTTTGCCCAGGGGCATCTCAACCCCGATCGATCCAGTCCCATGGAAATATGCTGGCTCAAGCTGGGTCTCAGTCTGTGCGATCGCCTGCAGCAGGTGGATCGCCATAGCCATCTTTTCGATCCGCACCAAACCGCTGTCACTCACCGACAACGACAAAACCTGTTGCGACTCACCCAACAGATCCTCGCCTGGATCCTGCAAACTGGCTTCGGGCAGGTGCCGACGGCAGAGCTTTGATTCTAGATGATCAGGTCGTTAGATAGACTGTCCATCATTTAGTGATCCTTAGGAGATTCTGGCGTGACTGACGGCAGCGATCGCTGAATGAGGATATCGCGCTGGGCCATGGCTTGCTCAAACGCCGGCGTTGAGAGAATCCGCTCCACCGGGTAGACCCCAGGCTGCTGCAGTTGCTGGCTCAGCACATACTGGGCGAGACAACCCACCCCTGCCGCCGCCGCGATCGCCGTTTGCGGATGGGTCAGCGTGGCGGTGTAGGACGCGGGCTGTCCATTGACCTGTCCTTGGATCTCCAGATGAATGCCCACGCCTACACCACTCCAGCGATCGCTCCATTGAGTCATGCGGTAGCTCACTTGGGTCAAAAACTCAATGACGGTGGGATGTTGCAGCCAAGACTTGGGCAGGCCGTGGGCGGTCATCCAGGTTAGGTAGTTATACAAATCCGGCACCGACCCAAATTTGGTCGTTAGGGTTTGCAGGGAAAAGGATTCTGCCAACGTCAGAGTTTCTGGGACGTCGTACCAATAGACGCCTACGCGGCCAAAGGGTTTGGGAAAGCGCACCATCTGGCGATCGCTGTAGGGCAAGACGGATCGCCATTCTCCATCCAGCCGCGCCAAAAAGGGATGCTGGAGACCTAAAAACGTAGTGCGCAGGACGGTCAGCCCAGCGCCTCCCGATCCACCTACCACATAGCGTAGATGTACCGCATCAGCCTGGTCTAGGGTCTCAATCCCTTGCCGCACCATACTGTTGGAGATGCCGGGAAAGATGCCCCCATTGACGATCGCCGTTACCCCCGCCGCCTGCGCCGCCTCATGCTGGGCCAACGCCCGCTCTGTAAAGCCACGATGATCGCTGATGTCGATATAATTCACCCGGTGATGAATGCAGGTTTGCAGCACCCGGCCATCGCGATGGTGAAAGGGGCCCGCACAGTGAATCACCAAATCCACTGAAGCGATCGCTTGGTTGAGCGCCGATTGCTGATTCAGCTCCAGACGTTGATAGGCCAAGCGCTGGGGATGATCCGAGGACATGACCGCACCCTGTCGCCCGGTCGCCATGATGATCGTATCGGTATGGGTGAGCAAATCCGCCACAATTGCTTGGCCAATGCGCCCCCGACCACCCAATACTAGTACACGCTTAGTCATGGTCTGTTTTACGTCTGACGGCTCCAGAATGAGGGTGGTGAATGGGGGTGGCGCTACGAGGCGATGCTCTAATCCGACCGTAGCAGACACGATCTATCCAAAACGCTTGAGGCGATCGCCACCCCTGTGCTACAACTATAGAACATATGAACTATAGAGCG
This region of Leptolyngbya sp. CCY15150 genomic DNA includes:
- a CDS encoding saccharopine dehydrogenase NADP-binding domain-containing protein yields the protein MTKRVLVLGGRGRIGQAIVADLLTHTDTIIMATGRQGAVMSSDHPQRLAYQRLELNQQSALNQAIASVDLVIHCAGPFHHRDGRVLQTCIHHRVNYIDISDHRGFTERALAQHEAAQAAGVTAIVNGGIFPGISNSMVRQGIETLDQADAVHLRYVVGGSGGAGLTVLRTTFLGLQHPFLARLDGEWRSVLPYSDRQMVRFPKPFGRVGVYWYDVPETLTLAESFSLQTLTTKFGSVPDLYNYLTWMTAHGLPKSWLQHPTVIEFLTQVSYRMTQWSDRWSGVGVGIHLEIQGQVNGQPASYTATLTHPQTAIAAAAGVGCLAQYVLSQQLQQPGVYPVERILSTPAFEQAMAQRDILIQRSLPSVTPESPKDH